One Nitrospirota bacterium genomic region harbors:
- the asnB gene encoding asparagine synthase (glutamine-hydrolyzing), which produces MCAIAGMFQVTDKPVDPGLLGRMIEQQAHRGPDGEGYVLLSASGREQPCLVKGSTVALSSLRDHRYHIGLGHRRLAVVDLSEGGHQPMATDDGRCWITYNGEIYNYLELRAELKALGHRFRSESDTEVLLAAYREWGTSCLERFNGMFAFALWDGQRKWLFCARDRFGEKPFYYVWDGMRFAFASEIKGLLPFIGRPKPNHRAVYAYLDGAYLDYAESTFFEDVRQLPPAHYLVIGEGRLTMHRYWRLPESDGAPRGTRPEDVERFRHLFRDAVRLRLRCDVPVGSCLSGGLDSSSIVCVANELLRNDAGVPPHLIGARQKTFSSCFDDPAYDERRFIRFVVERTGVEPHYAFPDPKEFIETVRRVVRQQDEPFGSTSIFAQWTVMRLAAQHGIRVLLDGQGADEILAGYHGFFGALFADLLVQGRWRRFREEWRAYRQRHGALPPQAMANFARALLPHVVVQKVRPLMTGSAAWLAPEFRRRWKEEGEGDQPEGFHLRAMQRRLLERNGLRALLHCEDRNAMAFGIEPRLPFLDHRLVEYAFALPSDLKLHEGWTKVLLRKAMDGILPDPVRWRADKLGFVTPEDEWFRTSLREMAQDVLFDSRARSRGYLNPDAVRREFDAHQAGRKNLGFVLWRWLNVELWCREFVDAPACVAPSC; this is translated from the coding sequence ATGTGCGCCATAGCGGGCATGTTCCAGGTGACGGACAAACCGGTCGATCCCGGACTGCTCGGACGTATGATCGAGCAACAGGCGCATCGCGGTCCTGACGGCGAAGGCTATGTGTTGCTGTCCGCTTCTGGACGCGAGCAGCCGTGTCTCGTCAAAGGCTCGACCGTCGCACTGTCGAGCCTGCGAGACCACCGGTATCACATTGGTCTCGGGCATCGCCGGTTGGCGGTCGTCGATCTGTCCGAGGGTGGGCACCAGCCGATGGCGACCGACGATGGGCGTTGCTGGATCACCTATAACGGAGAGATTTACAACTACCTTGAACTGCGTGCTGAACTGAAGGCCCTGGGCCATCGGTTCCGTTCGGAATCCGATACAGAGGTTCTGCTCGCAGCCTATCGGGAATGGGGGACGTCCTGTCTGGAGCGGTTCAACGGCATGTTTGCCTTTGCCCTGTGGGACGGCCAGAGAAAATGGCTCTTCTGTGCCCGCGACCGGTTCGGCGAGAAACCCTTCTATTATGTCTGGGACGGAATGCGATTCGCCTTCGCATCCGAGATCAAGGGGCTCCTCCCATTCATCGGTCGACCCAAGCCGAATCACCGGGCGGTGTATGCCTACCTCGACGGGGCGTATCTGGACTATGCCGAGAGCACGTTCTTCGAGGACGTTCGGCAACTGCCGCCTGCGCATTATCTGGTCATCGGCGAAGGGCGGCTGACGATGCATCGATACTGGCGCTTGCCGGAGTCCGATGGAGCCCCGCGAGGGACGCGGCCGGAGGATGTCGAGCGGTTTCGTCATCTCTTTCGGGACGCCGTTCGTCTGCGACTGCGGTGCGACGTGCCGGTCGGAAGTTGCCTGAGCGGAGGGCTGGATTCGTCGTCGATCGTCTGCGTGGCCAACGAGTTGCTGCGAAACGATGCGGGCGTCCCGCCTCACCTTATCGGCGCGCGGCAGAAGACCTTTTCCTCGTGCTTCGACGATCCCGCGTACGACGAGCGTCGCTTCATCCGATTCGTCGTGGAACGAACCGGCGTGGAGCCCCACTACGCCTTTCCCGATCCGAAGGAGTTTATCGAGACAGTCAGGCGGGTGGTTCGGCAGCAAGATGAGCCGTTCGGATCGACCAGTATTTTCGCTCAATGGACCGTCATGCGCCTGGCTGCCCAGCACGGAATCCGGGTGCTCCTGGACGGACAAGGGGCGGATGAGATTTTAGCCGGGTATCACGGGTTCTTCGGCGCGTTGTTCGCCGATCTTCTGGTTCAAGGCCGGTGGAGGCGATTTCGGGAGGAGTGGCGAGCCTACCGGCAACGACACGGGGCGTTGCCGCCTCAGGCGATGGCGAATTTCGCACGCGCGCTGCTTCCACACGTCGTGGTGCAGAAGGTTCGGCCTCTGATGACGGGCAGTGCAGCCTGGCTGGCCCCGGAGTTCCGGCGGCGCTGGAAAGAGGAAGGCGAGGGGGATCAGCCGGAGGGTTTCCATCTCCGCGCCATGCAGCGGCGGCTGCTCGAACGGAATGGGCTGCGCGCGTTGCTCCATTGTGAGGACCGCAACGCCATGGCGTTCGGAATCGAGCCCCGCCTGCCGTTTCTGGACCACCGTTTGGTGGAGTATGCCTTTGCGCTGCCCTCCGATCTCAAGCTTCACGAGGGATGGACCAAAGTGCTGCTGCGGAAAGCGATGGACGGGATTCTTCCCGACCCGGTGCGATGGCGGGCGGATAAGCTCGGATTTGTCACGCCCGAAGACGAGTGGTTCAGAACGTCCTTGCGGGAGATGGCCCAGGACGTCCTGTTCGACTCGCGGGCCCGCTCGCGCGGTTATCTCAATCCTGACGCGGTGCGGCGCGAGTTCGACGCGCACCAGGCGGGACGCAAGAACCTCGGGTTCGTGCTCTGGCGTTGGCTCAACGTGGAACTCTGGTGCCGTGAATTTGTGGATGCCCCGGCATGCGTCGCGCCCTCGTGCTGA
- a CDS encoding glycosyltransferase — MRRALVLINNAGIGGTERRLGRLFARLAAEDPETELIVNGSLWEKLVAAGAVTGREPRVRTLAEPCGWMADRLRLVGAGATFWLSKVDYLLMAVWLLGRYGFASRRLFHLALGGGYVALPLMVVRPGHRFVVSITNPDLSAHVGTPKALPLYRAALSRCAQVDALTVQVREDLIRRGVAPQKIAVSPGSVVDLDRFRPAPVKEPWVIFAGRLIEDKNPLLFVEAASLIRRGAPDARFFLLGDGPLAPQVETAVGRFDLQAVMTLGFQADIAPVLAKGAVFVSLQRQDNYPSQSLLEAMASGLASVATDVGLTWRLVDEATGVRVKPEAASVAEAVVSLLRDPDRRRRMGEAARRRVSEHHSEERYRAYLERLHAGPAGGTKGASATR, encoded by the coding sequence ATGCGTCGCGCCCTCGTGCTGATCAACAACGCGGGCATCGGCGGCACCGAACGCCGGTTGGGCCGCCTGTTCGCCCGCCTGGCGGCGGAGGACCCGGAGACGGAATTGATCGTCAACGGAAGTCTCTGGGAGAAGCTTGTCGCGGCTGGCGCGGTGACCGGTCGGGAGCCGCGCGTCCGTACTTTGGCGGAGCCGTGCGGATGGATGGCGGATCGGCTCCGGCTGGTCGGTGCCGGCGCGACCTTCTGGCTCTCCAAAGTGGACTATCTGCTGATGGCGGTCTGGCTCCTCGGGCGGTACGGATTCGCAAGCCGGCGCCTGTTTCACCTGGCACTCGGCGGAGGATACGTGGCGCTGCCGCTGATGGTCGTGCGGCCGGGTCATCGCTTCGTGGTGTCGATCACCAATCCCGATCTGTCCGCCCACGTGGGAACGCCCAAGGCCTTGCCGTTGTATCGGGCGGCCTTGTCGCGTTGCGCGCAGGTCGACGCCTTGACCGTCCAGGTGCGCGAGGATTTGATCCGGCGCGGGGTTGCGCCGCAAAAGATCGCGGTTTCGCCGGGCAGCGTGGTCGACCTCGATCGTTTCCGGCCGGCCCCGGTGAAGGAGCCGTGGGTGATCTTCGCGGGACGCCTGATCGAAGACAAAAACCCGTTGCTGTTCGTCGAAGCGGCGTCGTTGATCCGACGGGGCGCGCCGGATGCGCGCTTCTTCCTGCTCGGTGACGGACCGCTGGCGCCTCAGGTCGAGACGGCCGTCGGACGGTTCGACCTGCAAGCGGTGATGACCCTGGGATTCCAGGCCGACATCGCGCCCGTGCTGGCAAAAGGGGCGGTGTTCGTCTCGCTGCAACGGCAGGACAACTATCCGTCGCAAAGTCTGCTCGAGGCCATGGCGTCCGGCCTGGCCTCCGTCGCGACCGATGTGGGATTGACCTGGCGCCTGGTGGATGAGGCGACCGGCGTCCGGGTCAAGCCGGAGGCGGCTTCGGTCGCCGAAGCGGTCGTGTCATTGTTGCGAGACCCTGACCGGCGGCGTCGAATGGGCGAAGCGGCGCGGCGTCGCGTGAGCGAGCATCATTCGGAGGAGCGCTATCGCGCCTATCTCGAACGGCTTCATGCCGGGCCGGCGGGCGGAACGAAAGGCGCGTCGGCGACTCGATGA
- a CDS encoding MraY family glycosyltransferase produces MILLGFTLMLAFGLSLYGVPLARRAALKYGIVDSPDGRLKHQREPVPYLGGLAVYLSFLISLAFTFEFRQDVLGIVLAGTLVMMLGLVDDFGVLSPRTKLAGQLLAVFVLIKSGIRIEIAALPEWLDLALTVVWMIGIINAFNLLDIMDGLSAGVGVISATFLCAIALLNGDQTIAFLLAALIGSLLGFLRYNRHPATIYMGDAGAMFIGLMLGALCMIGQYTGGHSISLLTPLMILGVPIFDTLFVMYIRFLRGLPIFLGSPDHMAIRLRQWGLSVPQVVLISYVAAAVLGGIGLLVMSVPQDLALVFSVLTLMSLGIAAYALTRVNVGSGKGVGLQGPVPAGQPERRTSG; encoded by the coding sequence ATGATCCTGCTGGGGTTCACCTTGATGCTGGCCTTCGGCTTGTCGTTGTACGGCGTGCCGTTGGCGCGCCGGGCGGCGCTGAAGTACGGGATCGTGGACAGTCCGGACGGGCGCCTGAAACATCAACGCGAGCCCGTGCCCTATCTGGGCGGCCTCGCCGTGTACCTGTCGTTCTTGATCAGCCTCGCCTTCACCTTCGAGTTCCGTCAAGACGTGCTCGGCATCGTCTTGGCGGGGACGCTGGTCATGATGCTCGGCTTGGTGGACGACTTCGGCGTGCTCTCACCGCGCACGAAACTGGCCGGGCAGTTGCTCGCCGTCTTCGTCCTGATCAAGAGCGGGATTCGCATCGAGATCGCCGCGTTGCCGGAGTGGCTCGACCTGGCGTTGACCGTGGTGTGGATGATCGGGATCATCAACGCCTTCAATCTGCTGGACATCATGGACGGGCTTTCCGCCGGCGTGGGCGTGATCAGCGCGACCTTTCTCTGCGCGATCGCGTTGCTCAACGGCGACCAGACGATCGCCTTTCTGCTGGCGGCGTTGATCGGCAGTCTGTTGGGATTCCTGCGGTACAACCGTCATCCGGCGACGATTTACATGGGCGACGCGGGCGCGATGTTCATCGGGCTGATGCTCGGCGCGTTGTGCATGATCGGCCAATACACCGGCGGCCATTCGATTTCGCTGTTGACTCCGTTGATGATTCTCGGCGTGCCCATCTTCGACACCCTGTTCGTCATGTACATTCGATTCCTCAGGGGACTGCCCATCTTTCTGGGCAGTCCCGACCACATGGCGATCCGGCTCAGGCAGTGGGGGCTGTCGGTGCCGCAGGTCGTGCTGATCAGCTATGTCGCGGCCGCGGTCCTGGGCGGAATCGGCCTGCTGGTCATGTCGGTGCCGCAGGACCTGGCGCTGGTCTTCAGCGTGCTGACGCTGATGTCGCTGGGCATCGCGGCCTATGCGCTCACACGCGTGAATGTGGGAAGCGGAAAAGGAGTCGGCCTTCAGGGACCTGTGCCGGCCGGACAACCGGAGAGAAGGACGTCCGGATGA